TAATAACGAGGGTCTTTTTGTTCACTCATAAGCTATAATAGTAATGATAAGGAGGTTATTAGTTATGAAAATTCAAAGAACATTACTTCTTGCTTTTATATTTGCCCTCATTGTTGCTATTTTTGCAGTTGTGAACGTAGATGCAGTTGAAGTGAATTATGTGTTCGGTACAGCAGAATGGCCATTAATATTAGTCATACTAGGCAGTGTTTTAATGGGTGGATTGATTGTAGGGGCGGTCGGAATTGTAAGAGTATTTAACTTACAACGAGTAGTCAAACAAAAGGAAAAAGAGATTATGAACTTAAACGCTAAAATTGAAGAATTAGAAAAAGACAGACCTGTTTCCTTAGAAGAACCTATAAAAGAAGAATCTGCTGAAACTTGATAAACCCTCGATTGAGGGCTTTTTTTGTTTAGCGAAAATGTGAGGTAAATCATTGTAGGGTTTTTGAAAATGATGTACGTTTAGTTTGTTCAATGGTGAGCAATAATAAAAAGACATCAGGGGGACATACTCATGAAGAAGAAACAAGTAATTATTCTACCGATTATTGCATTATTAATTATGGGTTCATTATTTTTAGTCAATAAAGCAAACTCTTCTAATGAAAAGGATAATGAGGTTACTGAACAAAGCTCAGAAAATAATTTTATTGATATAGAAAATCAACCTATATTAGGGGAAGAAGATGCGACTGTTACGATTGTGGAATTCGGGGACTTTAAGTGTCCTGATTGTGGTGTGTTCATAAATGACATTTTCCCACAATTAAAAGAGGATTATATAGATACAGGAAAAGTAAACTTTGTTTCCATGCACTTTCCGTTTGTTCATGAAGATTCTACAAGAGCAGCTATTTTTACTGAAGGTGTGTTTCGTGAGTTAGGAAATGATGCGTTTTGGGAGATCAATGAGCAACTATATCAAGTTCATCAAGAAATATATACTGAAGATGATCGTTCAAATGTGCGTGCAGATATTTATACAGAAGAATTTTTAATGTCAATGGCAAACGACTTATTTGGAGATGATGCTAGTGAACTAGATAACATTCTAAGTGATGCGGAGCTAAAAGAAGAAGTCAACCGTGATTTTCAAATAGGGGAATCTTTGGAGGTGAGTAAAGTCCCAACTTTGTTTGTCAATGAAAAAATAATAGTAGAAAAGATTGACTACGAGAGCCTTAAAGAAACGATTGAAAATGAACTAAACAAATAAAAGAAAGACCTCTTCCTATTGGGAAAAGGTCTTTCTTTTGTACTTTTAACAGTTCAACACAACTCTAAACGAGTTCCTAGTAATATAGTAACAATTCCAACAGCTTTCGACAATAAAAATTAAAAATATGTCGAAAGAAAAACTATTTTAAATTATCTGTTAATATAAAGGGGAGAATGATTACTAAAAGTTTAGGGCTTTTTCAAGTTAAGGAGAATAAAAATCTACCTTTATATGTCTGGCTCTTTGATTACTGTCTAGCTTCAACATTCAGGGAATCCGACGCACATGCTTCTAGGATGTTGCTGTATTTAGTAGTTTATCTGCTTTTGGGCTTTTCGTGTTTCCTTTACTTTGCGTCGCTAGACGGGCGCTTGCGCCTTTCTTAATTACATATATTCGTTTAACCTAATTGCCGAGAAGTCGCCCACTTCTAAATGAAGAGAAAGTGGGTGATGAATCGGTTCTTTTTTTGTATAATATTGTTATAGAATGTCAAGGTAGGTGAAAATCGTGACAAAGCTAAACAAGGCGTATAAATTCCGTATCTATCCTACACGTGAACAAGCTTCTCTTATTCGCAGAACCTTTGGTTGTGTGCGTTTTGTGTACAACAAAATGTTAGATGACCGTAAGAAAACCTATGAGAAATATAAGGATGATAAGGAAACCTTGAAAATGCAAAAGTTCCCGACACCTGCCCAGTACAAAAAAGAATTCGAATGGTTGAAGGAAGTTGATTCACTCGCTTTAGCGAATGCACAAATCAATCTTCAAAAAGCGTATCAAAACTTCTTTGCTAAAAAGGCTGACTTTCCTACCTTCAAAAGTCGTAAATCGAGACAATCCTATTCAACAAACGTTGTAAATGGAAATATTGAACTTATAGATGGATTGATCAAACTACCAAAACTGAAATGGATAAAAATCAAACAGCATCGCCCAATACCTGATGGACATAAGATAAAAGCGTGTACGATCTCCATGACCAAAACAGGGAAGTTTTTTGTGTCCATCTTGACTGAATATGAAAAGAAAATTGTAGAACAACCAGCTCATTTATTGATTGGTCTAGACTTTGTGATGAATGGCTTATTTGTCGATAGTGAAACAGGTAAGAAAGCCAATTACCCTCGTTTTTATCGTCAAATGGTAGAGAAGCTAGCCAAAGAAAGCCGCATATTAGCTAGACGAACAAAAGGCTCTTCTCGTTGGCATCAACAGCGCTTAAAAGTAGCGAAAATTCATGATAAAATCGCCAACCAAAGAAAAGACTTTCTTCATAAACAGTCTTATAGACTCGCAAATCAATACGATTGCGTCATTATTGAAGACCTCGATATGAAAGGGATGTCTCAAGCATTGAAGTTTGGTAAAAGTGTAGCTGATAATGCCTGGGGGAGGTTCACATCCTATTTAGAGTACAAGTTAAAAGAACAAGGAAAGAAACTAATCAAGATTGATAAATGGTTTCCTTCTTCAAAAACGTGCTCAAATTGCGGTCAAATCAAGGAAGAATTGCCGCTTTCTGACCGAGTTTTCGATTGTCATTGTGGATTCTCGTCCGATCGAGATTGGAATGCCTCTATCAATATCAAAAACGAGGGTATTCGAAAGCTTACATAAAGGAAACAAGAACTCTTGGTTCACGAGGGATCGCCTAGTCCATTAGAGACCATTAGGTTTCTGTACCTAGGAAGCATCCACCTCTAAGCGCTAGCGTAGGTGGTATGTAGTTCACTATGTTACCAATGTCCATATTTTCTAGTAAACTAAAAGAAATATAAAAAATTATTATAATAGATAGAATAGGGGAGGAATCACTCAATGCAATTAGAAGATATGCATCCATCTTTAGGGAAAGTGATTGAAAATATAGAGAAGGTGATGGTTGGTAAACGCGATGTATCTGTTTTAAGTTTAGTAGCTCTATTAACGAATAGTCATGTTTTACTAGAAGATGTTCCAGGTGTAGGGAAAACGATGATGGTCCGTACTTTAGCAAAATCGGTAGGGATTGATTTTAAGAGAATTCAATTTACTCCTGATTTACTTCCTTCAGATGTAACAGGTGTTTCTATTTATAATCCAAAAACATTACAATTTGAGTTTAGGCCAGGACCTATCATGGGGAATGTTGTATTAGCGGATGAAATAAATCGGACATCGCCAAAAACGCAATCCGCTTTATTAGAGGGAATGGAAGAAGGAAGCGTGACTGTTGAAGGGGAGGCTGTTAGCTTAAACAAACCATTCTTTGTAATGGCGACTCAAAACCCTGTTGATTTTGAAGGGACTTATCCTCTTCCAGAGGCACAGTTGGACCGCTTTTTATTCAAATTGAGAATGGGTTATCCATCTTTTAACGACGAAATGGAAGTCTTATCAAAAGCCCAGGCTAACAAACCGATTGAAGAAGTAGAGCCTGTCATGTTAAAGGAAGAGTTATTACATTTACAGCAAGAAATCCACCAAGTATATGTTGATGATTCGATAAAGGAATACATCGTTGATATGGTCAATCGTACGAGAAAACATCCAAGCGTCTATTTAGGAGCAAGCCCTAGGGGTGCCATTGCTTTAATGAAAGCAGCGCAGGCCTATGCATTCTTATTTAATCGAGATTATGTGATTCCGGATGATATCCAATATTTAGCACCTTTCGCTTTGGCTCATCGAATCATTTTAAAATCTGAAGCGCGCTTTGAAGGCAAATCCTCAGAAATGCTTGTAAAGGAACTCATTCAGAAATGTCCTGTTCCTGTACAAAGGACGTTAAATAAAATATGAAAAAATCGCAAAAGCCATTGAAGATACTATTGGTATTCGTGTTACTAATCACTACTTTTGTGTATGCGATGTTTCAAGGTGGGTTTGTTAGTTGGTTTTTATTTTATAGCTTTTTACCATTTGGTTTGTATTCGGTTTTAATCA
This portion of the Bacillus carboniphilus genome encodes:
- a CDS encoding AAA family ATPase, with translation MQLEDMHPSLGKVIENIEKVMVGKRDVSVLSLVALLTNSHVLLEDVPGVGKTMMVRTLAKSVGIDFKRIQFTPDLLPSDVTGVSIYNPKTLQFEFRPGPIMGNVVLADEINRTSPKTQSALLEGMEEGSVTVEGEAVSLNKPFFVMATQNPVDFEGTYPLPEAQLDRFLFKLRMGYPSFNDEMEVLSKAQANKPIEEVEPVMLKEELLHLQQEIHQVYVDDSIKEYIVDMVNRTRKHPSVYLGASPRGAIALMKAAQAYAFLFNRDYVIPDDIQYLAPFALAHRIILKSEARFEGKSSEMLVKELIQKCPVPVQRTLNKI
- a CDS encoding DsbA family protein, with amino-acid sequence MKKKQVIILPIIALLIMGSLFLVNKANSSNEKDNEVTEQSSENNFIDIENQPILGEEDATVTIVEFGDFKCPDCGVFINDIFPQLKEDYIDTGKVNFVSMHFPFVHEDSTRAAIFTEGVFRELGNDAFWEINEQLYQVHQEIYTEDDRSNVRADIYTEEFLMSMANDLFGDDASELDNILSDAELKEEVNRDFQIGESLEVSKVPTLFVNEKIIVEKIDYESLKETIENELNK
- a CDS encoding RNA-guided endonuclease TnpB family protein → MTKLNKAYKFRIYPTREQASLIRRTFGCVRFVYNKMLDDRKKTYEKYKDDKETLKMQKFPTPAQYKKEFEWLKEVDSLALANAQINLQKAYQNFFAKKADFPTFKSRKSRQSYSTNVVNGNIELIDGLIKLPKLKWIKIKQHRPIPDGHKIKACTISMTKTGKFFVSILTEYEKKIVEQPAHLLIGLDFVMNGLFVDSETGKKANYPRFYRQMVEKLAKESRILARRTKGSSRWHQQRLKVAKIHDKIANQRKDFLHKQSYRLANQYDCVIIEDLDMKGMSQALKFGKSVADNAWGRFTSYLEYKLKEQGKKLIKIDKWFPSSKTCSNCGQIKEELPLSDRVFDCHCGFSSDRDWNASINIKNEGIRKLT
- a CDS encoding LapA family protein; its protein translation is MKIQRTLLLAFIFALIVAIFAVVNVDAVEVNYVFGTAEWPLILVILGSVLMGGLIVGAVGIVRVFNLQRVVKQKEKEIMNLNAKIEELEKDRPVSLEEPIKEESAET